tgaaaaatgttattaaatttgttaACATATTCACAATCATTATGCTATAACCTATAACCTTGGGATGCAAGggatagtgaagtgcattccataacctctcctatccaATTCCCATCCTCAACCTGCTCGTGGTGCAACCTGCTTTTACaaatgaggctctggggaccgggTAATGGCAGTATaaccacaccatcagaaatagaGGAAATGCTATCTCATCTCTTATGCTGGCCTGCCACGGCGTAGAAATGTTCCACAAGTGGTGCTTGTGAGAAAGGTCGGTGGACTCTAAAACTCCTTCCGGCCAGGTCCGATGGACCCATTAACCAATGATAGATGTGACCCTCCAGTCATACTGGGGGTTTACGTGAACGGGTGAtgtaaccaccattacaaacaaaacattggtgcccacttaaaaaacggttacacttatgctaattaacttgaagatcatctacaaacctgtgaagttctacctgatggatccaccacagagaaatattggagagcaagaatgctaatggcttcgttgccaaagcccagcattagataacaacaacaacctaTAACAATTTCCTTCTCAGACTCCTGATTATCAGAATCTTCATAATCTGTCTTCTTAtccttttgtttattgtaaattctTTCTGGCTTTCTTGTGAACATCTTCTGCTTCCAAGTCTGGCGTCCTTGGATGAGTTCTCAAGTCCTGCAACATATTCACACAGGTTCAATTTCCATCTCAAGGCACCACTGAAGTAGTTACGGTaatttcagaagtgaaaatcgttgaatttataagggaatttttgtggagatgcagttgatcatCTATGCAAGATATACAGTACTAACAAAAGCTTagactaaccaaacctaacctggataaatttcagaacacggataccttcctttccctcttacttcaaaattccaaccttgtgcacacaaaataaatcacTGACACTGAAAAGTGCattttcgtaagtatgatcatgcgcatttgacaaacacAGACACTCTTTTTTAGTATTTGAAGATAATTGTTGTCAGTGAGGTAAGAGGTTACTGAAAATTTCcccctaacctgtcacagattcgtatatgcaatgtgttgttgttgttttctaatgccaggcgtttgacaataaagtcatttgacctcttgcactccaatatttttcaaagatattatcatgaccagccactgaagcacagattttgaggtgttccgaatccatttcttggtttgagttgcacaatggacagttaggcgactgatatattccaattctatgcaggtgtttggccaaacaatcatggcctgttgcaaTGTGTAAAGGCGGAGTATGAAGGAAATTACCTCAGCAACGAGAGGCTCATGCCGGAATCATGGAGGCTGTGAGATGATTAAGTGTGCATTCACAGACATCTCGTGCACTGCCAGTGCGCTTCTTACTTAGATCTATGTACATGGCATTGCTCGAGTCAGCCAGCGATATACATCAGAACCATATGTCAGCAAGAACAATactgccctcccaagccaaaagggcgtatctcaaggattttctgaaaatcagtttttgaCATAATTGGAGAGTTCAGatgctaatatatttatttcctaaAGGAAATGGCCGTTTCTCAATGAATTGTGCCTTTAAAATGTGATTTAATGAAAGTcgtatctcaaaattaatataaattcctaAGCGAATTTGGCGGAAGTTCATTTTTCTAAGCAAAATGGCCGTTTCTCAGACATACGTTCTTTTCGCTTAGTATTTCCTATTTGTCATTCTAGTCAAATTAGACGTAACTGCATTAGTAACAAGTCCTTCGTGTTTTAATCCGTTCTCAG
The window above is part of the Periplaneta americana isolate PAMFEO1 chromosome 11, P.americana_PAMFEO1_priV1, whole genome shotgun sequence genome. Proteins encoded here:
- the LOC138709264 gene encoding uncharacterized protein isoform X1, giving the protein MFTRKPERIYNKQKDKKTDYEDSDNQESEKEIVIGCCCYLMLGFGNEAISILALQYFSVVDPSGRTSQILGNYPGRTRLGSRSCLQERHREFRINKRIRRYYGDADNLESEEEMVLGNCPGKPGLEAENLE